The window CGGCTGTGAATATGGGACTGGACTTGTTGAAAAAGAAGGGACAATTTGTCCAGGTCGGTATTTTTAAAAACCCGGAAATCCCTATTGATTCTGAAAAAATTATTCAAAAAGAACTCACATTCATTGGATCGAGAAGCCAAAAGCCAAGTGATTGGGAACCGTCATTAGCTTTAATGAATGAAAAACTCGTCAATACCAAAGCGCTTGTGACTCATCAATTTGATATAACACAATGGGACGAAGCATATAAGGTCATTAAGAACGGTGAGTCCATTAAAGTAATATTGAAGCCGGTAGAATAATGAAAAAAGAATCGATTACAACTTGTACGAGAATAGAAAATGATTTTGGTAGATATTCGGGGGAAACGGAAGGCGGGCGACATAAACGTATATGGTTGAGAAATTTCTTGATTTTGTACTCGGGCAGTACGGCAGATCAATGAGCGATTTTTATTTTCAACATCAGCTGTTGATCAACTCTATCGTGTTGGGTTTGGCACTAGTATATAGGTTTTATCCAAAAAATAAGAGCACTCGACGGAAACTACAGGAGGTTATGGAGACTGATCGGAAAGGAAGTACACTTTCATGAAAGCACTAAAGCTTTATGGAAAAAAAGATTTAAGATTCGAAGAAGCAGAAAAGCCGGTTATTGAAAAAAGCAACGAGGTGATTATAAAAGTAAAAGCAGCGGGGATATGCGGCTCTGATGTGTCAAGATATGCCAAACTAGGCCCTTACGTAGAAGGAATGATATGGGGGCATGAGTTCTGTGGAGAAGTAGTGGAAATCGGTTCTGATGTCCATCATGTTCAAATAGGGGATCGTGTAGCAGGATGTCCTACATTTTATTGCGGAAAGTGTGACAGCTGTAAAAAAGGAATATTATCACAGTGTGAAAAATTGACCGTGATCGGGTCGAGATATCCTGGGGCATTTGCAGAATATGTAAAACTTCCTAAGGAAAATGTTCTTCCTTTACCGGATACGATTGATTTTGATACGGCTGTCTTTATTGAACCTTCAGCTGTCGTTGTCCACAGTCTTTATCGCACAACAATGATACCTGAAGCAGAGATCGCCGTGGTGGGATGTGGAAACATTGGGTTGCTAGCTGTTCAATGGGCAAAAATATTTGGCGCTAGCAAAGTCTATGCAATCGATATTGATCAAAAAAAATTAAACATCGCTAAAGAAGTAGGAGCAGATGTCGTGATGAACTCACTTGAAAAACCAGCTTATGATCAGTTGATGGAATGGACGGATGGAAAAGGTGTAGATATAGCGATTGAGTCAGCTGGTTCTCCTATTACATCGGCACAAGTTTTTGCGTTAGCCAAACGAAGAGGCCAAGTTGTTTTTATGGGAATCCCTTACGGCGATGTCAACATTGAGCGATTTTACTTTGAAAAAATTGTAAGAAATGAATTAACCGTATTAGGCTCATGGAATGCGATTTCTGCTCCATTTCCAGGCAAGGAGTGGAGCACGACCATCGATTATATGAAAAAAGGAAAAATGAATGTCAAACCGTTAATATCTCATCGACTTTCGCTTAAAGAAGGCCCGGAAATTTTTGCAAAAATCACGAACAAAGATGAATTTTACGGAAAGGTTCTGTTTTATCCGGAAATGACCTGAATAACGGTTATCTCTTTTAAGAAGCCTATAAGTATTTATATAACCTAAGCCCAAATAACGGGCTTAGGTTATTTTAGATGCCCCAATCTATAAAGGGACCAGCCATAAAGACAATAGTAATTAGCTTCGTATATGGAATGCGAATGAAGAGATCTTAACAATACTTTTTAAACTAAACAATTGTTTACATCCATTTTTTAAGGCTGAGAGATTGATGTTCTGATTCCGTTTAAAAGCAAATTTAAGTTAATAGATGACTTCAATATGGTTCTGTTCCAAAAATGTTAGCCATTCTTCACGTGGTTTAGTATCTGTAATGAGAAAATCGATGTCTGATATATCAAGGAATTTCACAAAAGCTATTTTATCAAATTTTGTATGGTCTACTAGTAAAATAACTTTATTTGCTTGTCGTATCATATGTTTTTTTAAATCGCTCTCGTTTTCATTTGATTCAGTGATGCCATGAGTTAATGAAATTCCTTTACAACTTAAAAGGACAACATCAACATTGTAGTTTCGTACTGTGTTTTCAGCAATTGAGCCAACCAGTGAACCAGATTGTTTTCGTAAAAGCCCTCCTGTAGAGATGATATTTAATTTTGATTGTGTAAATTCACGTAAAGATTCCACTGAATTCGTCAGTACAGTTAATCCTTCTTTTGTGTTATTTAATTCTTTTAGAGCTTCGAAAACGGTTGAACTGGCATCAGCCATTAAAGTGTCTCCATCTGAGATCAGAGAGTGGATTTTACTAGCAATCTTACGTTTCTCTTCAATATTAGTAGTATTGCGAGTATGATAAGGCAAATCTTCGTTTGTGTGTATATTCAACACTGCGCCCCCATAAGTTCTCGTGACAATGCCCTCTTTTTCTAATTTCTCCAAGTCTCGGCGTATTGTTTCTTCAGTCACATTAAATTCGTTAGCTAGGTTTGATACATAAACCTTCTTCTCTCTGTATAAGGTGTTAAGGATTTTTTCACGACGTTCAAATGGTAACATGGTAATGACCTCGTCTCCTGTTTTTGTATATAAATTAAAAAGTATCCAGTTTGTGTTTGTTCCTAAATGTTTTCTTTTGTAAGGGATTATCATTTTGCTACTTTTGAGTTTACCAAAGATCTGAATGATAAAAAAGAAGATAAAACAAACAAAAAACCACAAAAAGGAAAAACATTATATGCGGAATTCAAAATAAAAGCTAGTGTATTTAAAAAAATTTTGTGCAAAACATGCAATAAGCAACACGAAACAAAATGAATAAGACATGTATTTGTTTTGTTTCGTGTTGATTTTTATTTGTTTTTGGTTTAATATATGTTTAAAATACAGAAATGATTATCAAGTTCCAAAGGAGGGAGGACCCGATGCAATATGTTGCGGTTGATATCGGTGCTTCCAGCGGACGAATGGTTTTAGGTGAAATTAAAAATGGAATATTAGAAATGAAAGAGATCAGTCGATTCGCCAATGGATTTACCAATGTAGGAGGGACCTGTTATTGGGATCTGGATCATTTATTAGACCAAATATTACAAGGATTAGAACAAGTAAAATCAGTGGGCTATGACCAATGTACACTAGGAATTGATACATGGGCCGTTGATTATGTTTTGTTAGACGATAAAGGTAAGCGCTTACGGGAATCGATTTCATATCGTGATGGCAGAACCAAAAACACGATTGAAAAAGTAGCACAGTTGCGATCCAAAAAAGAAATTTATCAAAAAACAGGCATCCAATTTCAACCATTTAATACAATTTATCAATTGTTTGAAGACAGTAAAAATGAGCTATCTAAAACAAATCAAATTTTAATGATCCCTGATTATCTTGGCTATTGTTTAACAGGTGTAGCGGTGACCGAAGAAACCAATGGTTCCACAACTCAATTATTAAATATTCACAATCATCAGTTTGATGATGAGCTCTTAGAAATGATCTCTGTAAAAAAAGAACAGTTCGCTAGATTGGTAGAACCTGGTACTCTCCTTGGACAGCTAAAAAAAGAATGGTTTCCATCATACGATTTGCCAAATGTCCAAGTTATTACCGTGGCTTCTCATGATACAGCATCGGCCATCGTTGGGACTCCAGGTTTTGGAGAAAATTGGGCATATTTAAGCAGTGGTACTTGGTCTCTACTTGGAATAGAGAATGAGGTACCGATTATAAATGATCAAGCATTTTATAAAAATTATACGAATGAATGGGGAGTTTTCAAAACCATTCGTTTTTTAAAAAATATTATGGGTTTATGGTTAATTCAAGAAGTCAGAAGAAACTTGCCTAAAAATTATACTTTTCCACAATTTGTAGAAGAAGCTAAAAAAGTAAAAGCGTTTAAACAGTTCGTTAATTTTAATCATGAGCGTTTTCTAAATCCAGACAATATGGTCGAAGAAATCCAAAATTACTGTCGAGAAACAAATCAAGAAGTCCCTTTAACTCCAGGAGAATTAGCAAATTGTATCTACAATAATTTGGCCATCATTTATGCGATTGCCATTGATGAACTTGAAATGATTACTGGAAAGAAGATAGAACAATTGCATATTGTTGGTGGCGGGTCTAATAATGAATGGCTTAATCAGCTAACAGCAGATCTTAGTGGTAGAACGGTATTTGCCGGACCTTCAGAAGCAACGGCTATTGGCAATCTGATTATGCAGATGATTGCGACAGGAGAGGTTTCTGATTTAGAAACCGCTCGCAAACTAGTTCGTCATTCTTTTCGCATTCAAACTTATCACCCCAATCATGTCGATCGCATAGCGATCCTTAACCAATACAAGGAGGTAGTCTACGATGATTACACCTCAAGTGCAACGAGCTTATGATGATGCAAAAGAAGTTTATCTAAAGCATGGAATTAACGTAGATGAAATATTAGAAAAATTAAAAGAAATTAAGATTTCTATGCATTGTTGGCAAGGTGATGACGTTCGTGGATTTATGAATAAAGATCAAGAATTAACAGGAGGCATTTCAGTAACTGGTAATTATCCAGGTGCGGCGCGAACACCTGAAGAACTTCGACAAGATTTAGAAAAAGCGTATTCATTAATACCGGGTAAACACAAATTAAATCTACATGCTATTTATTTAGATACGGATGAAAAAGTAGATTTAGATGAAATTGAACCTCGTCATTACAAAAAATGGGTCGAATGGGCAAAGAAAAAAGGAATTGGTCTTGATTTTAATCCAACTTGTTTTTCTCATCCGAAATCAGAAGATGGTTTTACATTAAGTCATCCGAACAAAGAAATTCGTGATTTTTGGATTGAACATTGCAAACGAGCTCGTAAAGTAGGTGAGTATTTTGGAAAAGAATTGGGGCAAACATGCGTGACTGATATTTGGATTCCAGATGGTTACAAAGATTTGCCTGTAGACAGACTAACACCTAGAAAAAGATTAGAGGAAGCTTTGGATGAAGTATTTAGTGAAGAAATCGATCCACAATACAATTTAGATGCAGTTGAAAGCAAGTTATTTGGGATAGGTTCAGAAAGTTATGTGGTGGGATCTCATGAATTCTATATGGGTTATGCACTCACGCGCAATAAATTATTATGTTTAGATACAGGACATTTCCATCCTACGGAAGTTGTTTCAAATAAATTATCTGCTATTTCGTTATTCAACAAAGGTATTCTTCTTCACGTTAGTCGACCTGTTCGCTGGGATAGTGACCATGTCATTCTTTTAGATGATGAATTGCAGGAAATTGCTAGAGAACTAGTAGTAAATGACTTGTTTAAGAAAACATATATTGGTCTTGATTTCTTTGACGGTAGTATCAACAGAGTTGCTGCTTGGGTTATTGGAATGCGTAATATGATTAAAGCAATCCTCAAAGCCTATTTAGAACCTATTGAACAATTGAAAGAGCTTGAACTAAAAGGGGATTTTACAGCGCGTCTTGCTCTCCGAGAAGAGTTTAAAACATATCCGTTTGGTGCAGTTTGGGATTACTATTGTGCATCTCAAGGAGTGCCTATTCGCGAAGAATGGCTCAATGAAGTACGAAATTATGAACAAGAAGTATTGTTAAATAGAAATAAATCTTTAAGCGAAAAAAGGTGAAAAAATGGTGGTTCAATTAGATATTTTATCAGCAAAGTTTTTACAAGAAATGATGAAAACAACTGCAAATCTTTATCGTTTAGGGTGGGATGAGCGTAACGGGGGAAATATTACTTATTTACTAAAAGAAGAAGAAATCAGCCCCTATTTAAATTTGAATCATGTGATTAGAAGGGTTCCAATAAAGTTTGATGCTTCTGAACTTGCTGGAAAATATTTTATTGTGACAGGATCAGGAAAATATTTCAAAAATGTGATGGATGATCCTGAGTCAAATCTAGGAATCATTCGAGTAACAAAAGATGGAAAGACTATTGAAATTTTATGGGGGCTTGAAGATAATGGTTTTCCTACAAGTGAATTACCTACGCACTTCATGGGTCATATCCAACGTCTTAAAGTCGATCCAAATCATCGTGTCATTATACATTGCCATGCAACGCATTTAATTGGGATGACATTTACTCATCCTTTAGATGAGATCGCATTTTCAAAAACTTTGTGGAAAATGTGTACAGAATGTATAGTTGTTTTTCCGGAAGGGGTTGGAATCATTCCGTGGATGGTACCGGGCACGGATTCGATTGGACGTGCGACAGCTGAAAAAATGAAAGATGTCCGTCTTGTATTATGGCCGCATCATGGTATTTTCGGTGCAGGTACAACCATGGATGAAACCTTTGGATTAATTGAAACTGCAGAAAAAGCCGCACAAGTTTACACAATTGTTTGTACACAAGGGGGAGTTAAACAAACAATAACTGATCAACAATTACATGATTTAGCAAAAGCATTCGGAGTTGTTCCAAGGCCAGGTGTGTTGGAGTTGGAATCTTGAATCAAAGAGGTGAACGAAGTTGGTTAGAAAAGCAAGCATCATGTTTGTACACAAAGATCAATATAAAGAATATAAACGACGTCATACTGAAGTTTGGCCTGAGATGAAAAAAGAATTAAAGGCTCATGGTGTTAAGAACTATTCAATTTTTTTAGATAGCAAAACAGGTAGACTGTTCGCTTACCTGGAAGTAGAAGATGAAGCATTATATGAGAAAATAGCACAAACTGAGATTTGTAAAAAATGGTGGGCTTATATGGAACCTTTGATGGAAACTGACGAAGATAACAGTCCCGTTTCCATTGATTTACAAGAAGTTTTCCATTTGGATTAAGACAGGGGTAAGGCACCGCATACCAATAAATAGTGTATCACATTCATGTATGTGGTGTCAGATGTTTAAAAAACTGAAACAGCTTATGTAACCCATTACGGTTAATTTAGGGATATCGAAATACCTATAAATGTAAGCGGTAACAATATTGGCGAGTTTTCTATGAAAATAAAATTAATAAGGTGGGAGGGAGAAATATGGGGAACATTGGGAGAAAAAAGACTACGGGATGGCAAGCAACTATATCCGTTGCGATGGCTAACTATATTGAGGCGGGATCTATTATAGCCGCTGCAAGCAGCTTAACAATGTGGCAAGCATATCTTCATTTAGACAGCATATCGGTGGGGCTTTTAAGCGCTTTAAGTGCAAATGCTTTTGGTGCCGCTATTGGAGCCCTATTTGGTGGTTATTTATGTGACAAGTATGGCCGCAAATTTATTTACGCATATGATTTGCTCTTTTATATGTTAGGTGTTTTATTAATTGCTGTTTCTGTTAATTTTCCAATGCTTTTGATTGGTACCATTATTACAGGAGTTGCTGTTGGAGCAGGGGTGCCAGCATCTTGGACGTATATTGCCGAAGAAGCTCCACATTCTCAAAGAGCAGCCCATGTAGGAACTGCTCAATTAGCTTGGTCAACAGGTCCAATGATCACATTCTTGTTAGCTGTCTTACTCGCACCACTTGGTTTATTAGGTAGCCGTATTATTTTTCTTCATCTCTTAGTCATTGC of the Bacillus smithii genome contains:
- the rhaA gene encoding L-rhamnose isomerase, with product MITPQVQRAYDDAKEVYLKHGINVDEILEKLKEIKISMHCWQGDDVRGFMNKDQELTGGISVTGNYPGAARTPEELRQDLEKAYSLIPGKHKLNLHAIYLDTDEKVDLDEIEPRHYKKWVEWAKKKGIGLDFNPTCFSHPKSEDGFTLSHPNKEIRDFWIEHCKRARKVGEYFGKELGQTCVTDIWIPDGYKDLPVDRLTPRKRLEEALDEVFSEEIDPQYNLDAVESKLFGIGSESYVVGSHEFYMGYALTRNKLLCLDTGHFHPTEVVSNKLSAISLFNKGILLHVSRPVRWDSDHVILLDDELQEIARELVVNDLFKKTYIGLDFFDGSINRVAAWVIGMRNMIKAILKAYLEPIEQLKELELKGDFTARLALREEFKTYPFGAVWDYYCASQGVPIREEWLNEVRNYEQEVLLNRNKSLSEKR
- the rhaM gene encoding L-rhamnose mutarotase, with the protein product MVRKASIMFVHKDQYKEYKRRHTEVWPEMKKELKAHGVKNYSIFLDSKTGRLFAYLEVEDEALYEKIAQTEICKKWWAYMEPLMETDEDNSPVSIDLQEVFHLD
- a CDS encoding galactitol-1-phosphate 5-dehydrogenase → MKALKLYGKKDLRFEEAEKPVIEKSNEVIIKVKAAGICGSDVSRYAKLGPYVEGMIWGHEFCGEVVEIGSDVHHVQIGDRVAGCPTFYCGKCDSCKKGILSQCEKLTVIGSRYPGAFAEYVKLPKENVLPLPDTIDFDTAVFIEPSAVVVHSLYRTTMIPEAEIAVVGCGNIGLLAVQWAKIFGASKVYAIDIDQKKLNIAKEVGADVVMNSLEKPAYDQLMEWTDGKGVDIAIESAGSPITSAQVFALAKRRGQVVFMGIPYGDVNIERFYFEKIVRNELTVLGSWNAISAPFPGKEWSTTIDYMKKGKMNVKPLISHRLSLKEGPEIFAKITNKDEFYGKVLFYPEMT
- the rhaB gene encoding rhamnulokinase yields the protein MQYVAVDIGASSGRMVLGEIKNGILEMKEISRFANGFTNVGGTCYWDLDHLLDQILQGLEQVKSVGYDQCTLGIDTWAVDYVLLDDKGKRLRESISYRDGRTKNTIEKVAQLRSKKEIYQKTGIQFQPFNTIYQLFEDSKNELSKTNQILMIPDYLGYCLTGVAVTEETNGSTTQLLNIHNHQFDDELLEMISVKKEQFARLVEPGTLLGQLKKEWFPSYDLPNVQVITVASHDTASAIVGTPGFGENWAYLSSGTWSLLGIENEVPIINDQAFYKNYTNEWGVFKTIRFLKNIMGLWLIQEVRRNLPKNYTFPQFVEEAKKVKAFKQFVNFNHERFLNPDNMVEEIQNYCRETNQEVPLTPGELANCIYNNLAIIYAIAIDELEMITGKKIEQLHIVGGGSNNEWLNQLTADLSGRTVFAGPSEATAIGNLIMQMIATGEVSDLETARKLVRHSFRIQTYHPNHVDRIAILNQYKEVVYDDYTSSATSL
- a CDS encoding DeoR/GlpR family DNA-binding transcription regulator gives rise to the protein MLPFERREKILNTLYREKKVYVSNLANEFNVTEETIRRDLEKLEKEGIVTRTYGGAVLNIHTNEDLPYHTRNTTNIEEKRKIASKIHSLISDGDTLMADASSTVFEALKELNNTKEGLTVLTNSVESLREFTQSKLNIISTGGLLRKQSGSLVGSIAENTVRNYNVDVVLLSCKGISLTHGITESNENESDLKKHMIRQANKVILLVDHTKFDKIAFVKFLDISDIDFLITDTKPREEWLTFLEQNHIEVIY
- the rhaD gene encoding rhamnulose-1-phosphate aldolase; amino-acid sequence: MVVQLDILSAKFLQEMMKTTANLYRLGWDERNGGNITYLLKEEEISPYLNLNHVIRRVPIKFDASELAGKYFIVTGSGKYFKNVMDDPESNLGIIRVTKDGKTIEILWGLEDNGFPTSELPTHFMGHIQRLKVDPNHRVIIHCHATHLIGMTFTHPLDEIAFSKTLWKMCTECIVVFPEGVGIIPWMVPGTDSIGRATAEKMKDVRLVLWPHHGIFGAGTTMDETFGLIETAEKAAQVYTIVCTQGGVKQTITDQQLHDLAKAFGVVPRPGVLELES